In the genome of Actinomadura graeca, one region contains:
- a CDS encoding sensor histidine kinase: MPGSAPRDEPGGPGGPGGPDPTQGAHAAPSDTQPARRPTQPVAVPDAQPNGRTGGGPWRRPGPQQFPPPSPGAKGLWRTEGGSFAADLKSLPGRMSVRLRLTLLYGLLFFMAGALLLFVMSILMANILGGVKVIGFGINDPETAAEVQHQFVEQTMRQLVGRSLVALGGVGIITLVLGYFVADRALSPLQRVTATARRLSESTLHERIALEGPDDEIKELADTFDAMLERLGQAFDSQRRFVANASHELRTPLAINRTLLEVALGDPEVSDDLRAVGRTLLATNARHERLIEGLLLLARSERELTTRNPVDLAEIAATVLEHSARRDHDNDVSVHPELTSGTALGDPVLLEHLVSNLVENAIKHNEDGGELWLRTGLLDGWATVQVENTGPAVPAYEVERLFEPFRRLNADRVESAKGAGLGLSIVRSVVLAHRGAVYAAPRPGGGLIVTVRLPPG; the protein is encoded by the coding sequence ATGCCCGGATCGGCGCCCCGCGACGAACCCGGCGGCCCGGGCGGGCCGGGCGGTCCCGACCCCACGCAGGGGGCGCACGCCGCGCCCTCGGACACCCAGCCGGCCCGCCGGCCCACCCAGCCCGTCGCCGTCCCGGACGCCCAGCCGAACGGCAGGACGGGTGGGGGGCCGTGGCGGCGGCCGGGGCCGCAGCAGTTCCCGCCGCCGAGCCCGGGCGCCAAGGGCCTCTGGCGGACCGAGGGCGGGTCGTTCGCCGCCGACCTGAAGTCGCTGCCCGGCCGGATGAGCGTCCGGCTGCGCCTCACCCTGCTGTACGGGCTGCTGTTCTTCATGGCGGGGGCGCTGCTGCTGTTCGTCATGTCGATCCTGATGGCCAACATCCTCGGCGGCGTCAAGGTCATCGGGTTCGGCATCAACGACCCCGAGACGGCCGCCGAGGTGCAGCACCAGTTCGTCGAGCAGACGATGCGCCAGCTCGTCGGCCGCTCCCTGGTGGCGCTCGGCGGGGTGGGGATCATCACGCTGGTGCTCGGCTACTTCGTCGCCGACCGGGCGCTCAGCCCGCTCCAGCGGGTCACCGCGACGGCGCGCCGCCTGTCGGAGAGCACGCTGCACGAGCGGATCGCGCTGGAGGGCCCCGACGACGAGATCAAGGAGCTGGCCGACACCTTCGACGCGATGCTCGAACGCCTCGGGCAGGCGTTCGACTCCCAGCGGCGGTTCGTCGCCAACGCCTCGCACGAGCTGAGAACGCCGCTGGCGATCAACCGGACGCTGCTGGAGGTGGCGCTCGGCGACCCCGAGGTGTCGGACGACCTGCGCGCGGTCGGCCGCACCTTGCTGGCCACCAACGCCCGCCACGAGCGGCTCATCGAGGGGCTGCTGCTGCTGGCGCGCAGCGAGCGCGAGCTGACCACCCGCAACCCGGTGGACCTGGCCGAGATCGCGGCGACGGTGCTGGAGCACTCCGCGCGCCGCGACCACGACAACGACGTCTCGGTGCACCCGGAGCTGACGTCCGGGACGGCGCTCGGCGACCCGGTGCTGCTGGAGCACCTGGTCTCCAACCTCGTCGAGAACGCGATCAAGCACAACGAGGACGGCGGCGAGCTGTGGCTGCGCACCGGGCTGCTGGACGGCTGGGCCACCGTCCAGGTCGAGAACACCGGCCCCGCGGTGCCCGCCTACGAGGTGGAACGGCTGTTCGAGCCGTTCCGGCGGCTGAACGCCGACCGCGTCGAGTCCGCCAAGGGCGCGGGGCTCGGCCTGTCGATCGTCCGCTCGGTGGTGCTGGCCCACCGCGGCGCGGTGTACGCGGCGCCGCGCCCGGGCGGCGGGCTGATCGTGACCGTCCGCCTCCCGCCCGGCTGA
- a CDS encoding ferrochelatase, whose amino-acid sequence MTSFDALLLLSFGGPEGPDDVVPFLENVTRGRNIPRERLEEVGEHYYLFGGVSPINALCRELISAIEADFAAHGVGLPVYWGNRNWAPYLADTVRQMKADGITRAAAFVTSAYSGYSTNDQYLEDIARARDEVPDAPEIVKLPVYSDRPGFLDPFADAARDALGRLPEGARLVFTAHSVPLSQPNRELYVAELEEAARAVAHQAAPGKPWDLVYQSRSGPPSQPWLEPQIDDHLEKLHGEGVRAVAAVPIGFVSDHMEVKYDLDVEAADRAAELGIAFARAATPGADPRFAALPRELLAEAAGERG is encoded by the coding sequence ATGACGTCGTTCGACGCGTTGCTTCTGCTGTCCTTCGGGGGGCCGGAGGGGCCCGATGACGTGGTCCCCTTCCTGGAGAACGTGACCCGCGGCCGCAACATCCCCCGTGAGCGCCTGGAGGAGGTGGGGGAGCACTACTACCTCTTCGGGGGGGTGAGCCCCATCAACGCCCTCTGCCGGGAGCTCATATCCGCGATCGAGGCGGACTTCGCCGCCCACGGCGTGGGCCTGCCGGTCTACTGGGGGAACCGCAACTGGGCGCCCTACCTCGCCGACACCGTCCGGCAGATGAAGGCCGACGGGATCACGCGGGCGGCCGCCTTCGTCACGTCCGCCTACAGCGGCTACTCCACCAACGACCAGTACCTGGAGGACATTGCGCGCGCGCGGGACGAGGTCCCGGACGCGCCTGAAATCGTCAAGCTGCCCGTCTACAGCGACAGGCCCGGGTTCCTGGACCCGTTCGCGGACGCCGCCAGAGACGCCCTCGGCCGCCTGCCCGAAGGCGCGCGGCTGGTCTTCACCGCGCACAGCGTGCCGCTCTCCCAGCCCAACCGCGAGCTGTACGTGGCGGAGCTGGAGGAGGCCGCGCGGGCCGTCGCCCACCAGGCGGCCCCCGGGAAGCCGTGGGATCTCGTCTACCAGAGCCGGAGCGGGCCGCCGAGCCAGCCCTGGCTGGAGCCCCAGATCGACGATCATCTGGAGAAGCTCCACGGCGAGGGGGTCCGCGCCGTCGCCGCCGTGCCGATCGGGTTCGTGTCCGACCACATGGAGGTCAAGTACGACCTCGACGTGGAGGCCGCCGACCGGGCCGCGGAGCTCGGGATCGCGTTCGCGCGGGCCGCCACGCCCGGCGCCGACCCGCGCTTCGCCGCGCTGCCCCGCGAACTGCTGGCCGAGGCGGCGGGGGAGCGCGGATGA
- a CDS encoding lytic transglycosylase domain-containing protein, which translates to MAASSPPSPSETPAARPPSRPSPGRRTPRGLPLAVAAIAVLALGTASGGTYAALTAGDDDPPGAAARVEAPGAGPGGPVNVVEDGQVAPLRRVVPPDVLAVAKGPIPADRIARISRLAKVRDVVTAAGGAVQLQGRQVNAFAVEPSAFRSWTPPGTAQRTDLWTALAGGQFVVSPAAAEKLRLGRGLRYPVVARTMPSLTMGGSGQLGLPGIDMLVGRDPGARMGLVPDIAVLVNAPGASPGKVAAAVAGILGRGSSVVNLHERRYRPAADGGRPGSYLDLYKQAATACRGLSWTVLAAIGQVESDHGRNAGRSSAGALGPMQFMPATWRSYGVDGDRDGKADIMNPFDAVPGAARYLCANGAGKGGQQLYRAVWQYNHADWYVQKVLNLAKAYAARYR; encoded by the coding sequence GTGGCCGCATCCTCACCGCCGTCGCCCTCCGAGACCCCTGCCGCGCGCCCGCCGTCGCGCCCTTCGCCCGGCCGGAGGACGCCGCGGGGGCTGCCGCTCGCCGTCGCCGCCATCGCGGTGCTCGCGCTCGGGACGGCCTCCGGCGGGACCTACGCCGCGCTGACCGCCGGGGACGACGACCCGCCCGGCGCGGCGGCGCGGGTGGAGGCGCCGGGCGCGGGTCCCGGCGGCCCGGTGAACGTGGTGGAGGACGGCCAGGTGGCGCCGCTGCGCCGCGTCGTCCCGCCGGACGTGCTGGCGGTGGCGAAGGGCCCGATCCCCGCGGACCGCATCGCCAGGATCTCCAGGCTGGCCAAGGTCAGGGACGTGGTGACGGCCGCGGGCGGCGCCGTCCAGCTCCAGGGACGGCAGGTCAACGCGTTCGCGGTCGAGCCGTCGGCGTTCCGCTCCTGGACGCCGCCGGGCACCGCGCAGAGGACCGACCTGTGGACGGCCCTGGCGGGCGGGCAGTTCGTGGTGTCCCCGGCCGCCGCCGAGAAGCTGCGGCTCGGCAGGGGCCTGCGGTACCCGGTCGTGGCCCGGACGATGCCGAGCCTGACCATGGGCGGCTCCGGGCAGCTCGGCCTGCCCGGCATCGACATGCTGGTCGGCAGGGACCCGGGGGCGCGGATGGGCCTCGTCCCCGACATCGCGGTGCTGGTCAACGCGCCCGGCGCCAGTCCCGGCAAGGTCGCCGCCGCGGTGGCCGGGATCCTCGGGCGCGGCTCCAGCGTGGTGAACCTGCACGAGCGCAGGTACCGGCCGGCGGCGGACGGCGGCCGCCCCGGCAGCTACCTGGACCTGTACAAGCAGGCGGCCACGGCCTGCCGGGGCCTGTCCTGGACGGTCCTCGCCGCGATCGGGCAGGTCGAGAGCGACCACGGCCGCAACGCCGGGCGCTCCAGCGCGGGCGCGCTCGGCCCCATGCAGTTCATGCCGGCGACGTGGCGCTCCTACGGCGTGGACGGCGACCGCGACGGCAAGGCCGACATCATGAACCCCTTCGACGCCGTCCCCGGCGCGGCCAGGTATCTGTGCGCGAACGGCGCGGGCAAGGGCGGGCAGCAGCTGTACCGGGCGGTCTGGCAGTACAACCATGCCGACTGGTATGTCCAGAAGGTCCTGAACCTCGCCAAGGCGTACGCCGCGCGCTACCGGTGA
- a CDS encoding PT domain-containing protein, whose product MQRKLPDLSTTQLIASGLATAAAAVGASYLGVYGTILGAAFMSVVSTAGSAVCKHYLDQGREQIKDLGHLQAAAQQRDAARGAAAEAVSADPTRTVVWSDPNVTRMDLDPGVTRVDPSMDPSMTVADALAGMAGEEAVREVVRRSALRSTADWARHHWVKLVVTSAVVFAVVLGGITVYEAAAGGPIGDKGNGLTVTKVLGGGGTTKQSPRDTPSTERSPEEETPSGEPSGETPTERPTGGLTDGTTAPPTERPTDGPTTTRPSTPTAPSTPTPTPGTGGEEQGGAEPQRSAPAG is encoded by the coding sequence ATGCAGCGCAAGCTGCCAGACCTGAGCACGACGCAGCTGATCGCGAGCGGGCTGGCGACGGCCGCCGCGGCGGTGGGGGCGTCGTACCTCGGCGTGTACGGGACGATCCTGGGCGCGGCGTTCATGAGCGTGGTGTCGACGGCCGGCTCCGCCGTGTGCAAGCACTACCTGGACCAGGGCCGTGAGCAGATCAAGGATCTGGGCCACCTCCAGGCGGCGGCGCAGCAGCGGGACGCGGCGCGGGGCGCGGCGGCGGAGGCGGTGAGCGCCGACCCGACCCGCACGGTGGTGTGGTCCGACCCGAACGTGACGCGGATGGACCTCGACCCCGGCGTGACGCGCGTCGATCCGTCCATGGACCCGTCCATGACCGTCGCGGACGCCCTCGCCGGGATGGCGGGCGAGGAGGCGGTGCGGGAGGTCGTCCGGCGGTCGGCGTTGCGGAGCACGGCGGACTGGGCCCGCCACCACTGGGTGAAGCTCGTGGTCACCTCGGCCGTGGTGTTCGCGGTGGTGCTCGGCGGCATCACGGTGTACGAGGCGGCGGCCGGCGGGCCGATCGGCGACAAGGGCAACGGGCTGACCGTCACGAAGGTGCTCGGCGGGGGCGGCACGACGAAGCAGTCACCGCGGGACACGCCGTCCACCGAGAGGTCCCCCGAGGAGGAGACGCCCAGCGGGGAGCCCTCGGGCGAGACGCCTACGGAGCGGCCGACCGGCGGCCTGACGGACGGGACGACCGCGCCGCCGACGGAGCGGCCGACGGACGGTCCCACGACCACGCGGCCGTCCACGCCGACGGCGCCGAGCACGCCGACGCCGACGCCGGGCACGGGCGGCGAGGAGCAGGGCGGCGCGGAGCCTCAGCGCAGCGCACCCGCCGGATGA
- a CDS encoding MFS transporter — translation MASTYRELLAVPGARLFVAAGLVGRMSMAMEGIGIVLLVSAVTGSYGIAGAVSATLALAFAAGAPLTARLADRYGQHRVLVPVVLVNTTGYTLLIVCAQARLPVWTLFAAAAVAGLTQVSLGAWVRARWSYLLRDTPARIGAAYSFESVVDETIFITGPMLVTALSTGVHPAAGIAAAASFTLVGCLAMAWLRDTEPPPRPREPGAGGGSVLRNPGVLVMSPVFLMLGMVFGSIDVSGVAFAEEEGHKALAGVLIGCYALGSGAAALWYGARHWRSPLSRRFLIGLGLLVVGLVPPVLIGNLYLMMSVVFFSGLAISPTIIPGFGLVERLVPAAQLTEGLALVSTAVGIGVALGSSLSGRVVDAEGAHTAFLVPLACAVVAAVIGLAGARSLRKRELSSQSSAE, via the coding sequence TTGGCCAGTACCTACCGAGAGCTGCTGGCGGTACCGGGCGCCCGGCTCTTCGTGGCCGCGGGGCTCGTCGGCCGCATGTCGATGGCCATGGAGGGCATCGGCATCGTCCTTCTGGTGTCCGCGGTCACCGGATCGTACGGTATCGCCGGAGCCGTCAGCGCGACGCTGGCGCTCGCGTTCGCGGCCGGGGCGCCGCTCACCGCGCGGCTCGCCGACCGGTACGGGCAGCACCGCGTGCTGGTCCCGGTGGTCCTGGTGAACACCACGGGCTACACCCTGCTGATCGTCTGCGCCCAGGCGCGCCTGCCGGTGTGGACGCTGTTCGCCGCCGCCGCCGTGGCGGGGCTCACGCAGGTGTCGCTGGGCGCCTGGGTGCGGGCGCGATGGTCGTACCTGCTGCGCGATACCCCCGCGCGCATCGGCGCCGCGTACTCGTTCGAGTCGGTCGTGGACGAGACGATCTTCATCACCGGGCCGATGCTCGTCACGGCGCTGTCCACGGGCGTCCACCCGGCGGCGGGCATCGCCGCCGCGGCGTCCTTCACGCTCGTGGGCTGCCTGGCGATGGCGTGGCTGCGCGACACCGAGCCGCCGCCGCGCCCGCGGGAGCCGGGGGCGGGCGGGGGGAGCGTGCTGCGCAACCCCGGTGTGCTGGTGATGTCGCCGGTGTTCCTGATGCTCGGCATGGTGTTCGGCTCGATCGACGTCAGCGGGGTCGCGTTCGCCGAGGAGGAGGGCCACAAGGCCCTCGCCGGCGTGCTGATCGGCTGCTACGCGCTGGGCAGCGGCGCGGCGGCGCTCTGGTACGGGGCGCGGCACTGGCGCAGCCCCCTGTCCAGGCGGTTCCTGATCGGGCTGGGCCTGCTGGTGGTGGGGCTCGTCCCGCCCGTCCTCATCGGGAACCTCTACCTGATGATGTCCGTGGTGTTCTTCTCCGGGCTGGCGATCTCGCCGACGATCATCCCGGGCTTCGGGCTGGTGGAACGGCTCGTCCCGGCGGCGCAGCTCACCGAGGGGCTGGCGCTGGTCTCCACGGCGGTGGGCATCGGGGTGGCGCTCGGCTCCTCGCTGTCGGGCCGGGTGGTGGACGCCGAGGGCGCGCACACGGCGTTCCTCGTCCCGCTGGCGTGCGCGGTGGTCGCGGCGGTCATCGGGCTGGCGGGTGCCCGGTCGCTGCGCAAACGTGAACTTTCCTCGCAATCATCCGCCGAGTAG
- a CDS encoding response regulator transcription factor: MRVLVVEDERVLADAIATGLRRDALAVDVAYDGAGALERAGVNDYDVIVLDRDLPRVHGDDVCKQLVAQRYPARIIMLTAAGELDDRVEGLSIGADDYLAKPFAFAELIARVRALGRRAAAPLPPVLERSGITLDPARREVLRDGRPVELTRKEFAVLEVLLSADGAVVSSEQLLEKAWDEHIDPFTNVVRVTMMTLRKKLGDPPVIETVPGVGYRL; this comes from the coding sequence GTGCGTGTTCTTGTCGTCGAGGACGAGCGGGTGCTCGCCGACGCGATAGCGACCGGCCTGCGCAGGGACGCGCTGGCCGTGGACGTGGCCTACGACGGCGCGGGCGCGCTGGAGCGGGCCGGCGTCAACGACTACGACGTGATCGTCCTGGACCGTGACCTGCCGAGGGTCCACGGCGACGACGTGTGCAAGCAGCTCGTGGCGCAGCGCTACCCGGCGCGGATCATCATGCTGACGGCGGCGGGGGAGCTGGACGACCGGGTCGAGGGCCTGTCGATCGGCGCCGACGACTACCTGGCCAAGCCGTTCGCGTTCGCGGAGCTGATCGCCCGGGTGCGGGCCCTCGGCCGCCGCGCGGCCGCGCCGCTGCCGCCGGTGCTGGAGCGGTCCGGCATCACCCTGGACCCGGCCCGGCGCGAGGTGCTGCGCGACGGCCGTCCCGTCGAGCTGACCCGCAAGGAGTTCGCGGTCTTGGAGGTGCTGCTCAGCGCGGACGGCGCGGTCGTCAGCTCCGAGCAGCTCCTGGAGAAGGCGTGGGACGAGCACATCGACCCGTTCACCAACGTCGTCCGGGTCACGATGATGACGCTCCGCAAGAAGCTGGGCGACCCGCCGGTGATCGAGACGGTGCCCGGAGTGGGGTACCGGCTGTGA
- the sepH gene encoding septation protein SepH: MQELRLVAVSEDGTYLVLATAGRGTRFTLPVDDRLRAAVRGHFSRLGQFEIEVESPLRPKEIQARIRSGETAEEIAESAGIPVERIRWFEGPVLQEREYMAQQAQRVTVRRPGESTPGPPLGETVEERLGRGGVDLEEVEWDSWKCEDNTWRVRLSFFDNGRPHAAEWVFDPRRRHVSPLDEVASRLTAAEWDEESLADTVTPLVPRRPAMKVVSGDRGIPAEPEQPGPGPLRTAEPRDYVLERGRVLDPHPSFPSTDPTPLREAAQLREAGRPRGPAEAAGGDTPHLRQAAAPAEAMAAREAAPARPAPEDPRKARPAARDHGRPHGTTAPTGTAPRDEPDTSQAVRPGEDADEFETAGDLTRPHEPAPHREATSVPETASALEAVQEQQEADEAPESPVKAPGDGAGTGDDLEIAAHDEAPEPGEDTAAPEAAEQDRAAGHDRKARPLDDAPAAAALQDDADASQAAALDEDTGSPAPREDASELQKAGPAASHDHEDESRDEAPLHADEDGTAAGTGPREAAAATAPADADPDETAARVTAPEVAAPGNDEDTADTEDAADERPAASGDEPGEAETETAETPEKAPAARKGSAGQRTAHRPPAKKKPAGRPATPPVQDKPAAASETPAAAQRPAARGRRKAKGKRASVPSWDEIMFGARRPE, translated from the coding sequence ATGCAGGAGCTGCGCCTCGTCGCGGTCAGCGAGGACGGAACGTACCTCGTCCTGGCCACCGCGGGCCGAGGCACCCGGTTCACCCTGCCCGTCGACGACCGGCTCCGCGCCGCGGTCCGTGGGCACTTCTCCCGCCTCGGCCAGTTCGAGATCGAAGTGGAGAGTCCCTTGCGTCCCAAGGAGATCCAGGCCCGTATCCGTTCCGGCGAGACCGCGGAGGAGATCGCCGAGTCGGCGGGCATCCCCGTCGAACGCATCCGCTGGTTCGAGGGGCCGGTCCTGCAGGAGCGCGAGTACATGGCCCAGCAGGCGCAGCGGGTCACGGTCCGCCGCCCCGGCGAGTCCACGCCCGGCCCGCCCCTCGGTGAGACCGTCGAGGAGCGCCTCGGCCGCGGCGGCGTCGACCTCGAAGAGGTCGAGTGGGACTCCTGGAAGTGCGAGGACAACACCTGGCGCGTCCGCCTCTCCTTCTTCGACAACGGCCGCCCGCACGCCGCCGAGTGGGTCTTCGACCCCCGCCGCCGCCACGTCTCCCCCCTCGACGAGGTCGCCTCCCGCCTCACCGCCGCCGAGTGGGACGAGGAGTCCCTGGCCGACACCGTCACCCCGCTCGTCCCGCGCCGTCCCGCCATGAAGGTCGTCTCCGGCGACCGCGGCATCCCCGCCGAGCCCGAGCAGCCGGGCCCCGGGCCGCTGCGCACCGCCGAGCCGCGCGACTACGTCCTCGAACGCGGCCGCGTGCTCGACCCGCACCCGTCGTTCCCGTCCACCGACCCCACGCCCCTGCGCGAGGCGGCCCAGCTGCGCGAGGCCGGCCGTCCCCGCGGTCCCGCGGAGGCCGCCGGCGGCGACACCCCGCACCTGCGCCAGGCCGCCGCGCCCGCCGAGGCCATGGCCGCCCGTGAGGCGGCTCCTGCGCGCCCCGCGCCCGAGGACCCCCGGAAGGCCCGTCCCGCCGCCCGCGACCACGGCCGCCCGCACGGCACCACCGCGCCCACCGGCACCGCGCCCCGCGACGAGCCCGACACGTCCCAGGCCGTCCGGCCGGGCGAGGACGCCGACGAGTTCGAGACGGCCGGCGATCTGACGCGGCCGCACGAGCCCGCGCCGCACCGCGAGGCCACGTCCGTTCCCGAGACCGCCTCCGCTCTCGAAGCGGTGCAGGAACAGCAAGAGGCGGATGAGGCGCCCGAGAGCCCGGTCAAGGCACCCGGCGACGGCGCCGGCACAGGCGACGACCTCGAAATAGCGGCCCACGACGAGGCCCCTGAGCCGGGCGAGGACACGGCGGCGCCCGAGGCCGCCGAACAGGACCGCGCCGCCGGACACGACCGCAAGGCCCGGCCACTCGACGACGCCCCCGCGGCCGCCGCCCTCCAGGACGACGCCGACGCGTCCCAGGCCGCCGCCCTCGACGAGGACACCGGCTCCCCCGCGCCGCGCGAGGACGCCTCGGAGCTCCAGAAGGCCGGGCCCGCCGCGTCCCATGACCACGAGGACGAGTCCCGCGACGAGGCGCCCCTGCACGCCGACGAGGACGGGACGGCCGCGGGCACCGGCCCCCGGGAGGCGGCCGCCGCCACGGCGCCCGCCGATGCGGACCCGGACGAGACGGCCGCGCGCGTCACGGCCCCCGAGGTCGCGGCTCCCGGAAACGACGAGGACACCGCGGACACTGAGGACGCCGCGGACGAGCGGCCCGCCGCGTCCGGCGACGAGCCCGGCGAGGCGGAGACAGAGACGGCGGAGACGCCCGAGAAGGCGCCCGCGGCGCGGAAGGGGTCGGCCGGGCAGCGGACCGCTCACCGTCCCCCGGCGAAGAAGAAGCCCGCCGGGCGTCCCGCCACGCCACCGGTGCAGGACAAGCCCGCGGCGGCGTCGGAGACCCCGGCCGCCGCCCAGCGACCCGCGGCGCGCGGACGGCGCAAGGCCAAGGGCAAGCGCGCCTCCGTCCCGTCCTGGGACGAGATCATGTTCGGGGCGCGCCGCCCCGAGTGA
- a CDS encoding inositol monophosphatase family protein yields MSLAEDLLELAAATAREAARMLVGKRPADGPDVVQTKSSPTDVVTQMDRAAEALIIERITAARPDDAVLGEEGGTRPGGSGVRWVIDPIDGTVNYLYDLPDWAVSIAAEVDGVAVAGAVEIPRRGETYTAMRGGGALMHTASGTRELRVNSEVPLDRALVSTGFGYSAARRAGQARVLTGVLPAVRDIRRGGSCCVDLCSLAAGRTDAYYERGVQAWDVAAGALIVGEAGGRVEGLHGAPAGTELTIAAGPGTFEALHDVLARLDPLRD; encoded by the coding sequence ATGAGCCTGGCCGAGGACCTGCTGGAACTGGCCGCCGCGACCGCGCGGGAGGCCGCCCGGATGCTGGTCGGCAAGCGCCCGGCGGACGGCCCCGATGTCGTCCAGACCAAGTCCAGCCCGACCGACGTCGTCACCCAGATGGACCGCGCCGCCGAGGCGCTGATCATCGAGCGGATCACCGCGGCCCGGCCGGACGACGCCGTCCTCGGCGAGGAGGGCGGCACCCGCCCCGGCGGCAGCGGCGTCCGCTGGGTGATCGACCCGATCGACGGCACCGTCAACTACCTGTACGACCTGCCGGACTGGGCGGTCAGCATCGCCGCCGAGGTGGACGGCGTCGCGGTCGCCGGGGCGGTCGAGATCCCCCGCCGCGGTGAGACGTACACGGCCATGCGCGGCGGCGGGGCCCTGATGCACACCGCGTCGGGCACGCGTGAACTCCGCGTGAACTCCGAGGTGCCGCTCGACCGGGCCCTGGTGTCCACCGGGTTCGGGTACTCGGCGGCGCGGCGCGCCGGGCAGGCGCGGGTCCTCACGGGCGTCCTGCCCGCCGTCCGCGACATCCGCCGCGGCGGGTCCTGCTGCGTGGACCTCTGCTCGCTGGCGGCCGGGCGGACCGACGCCTACTACGAGCGCGGAGTCCAGGCATGGGACGTGGCAGCCGGCGCGCTGATCGTCGGTGAGGCGGGCGGGCGCGTCGAGGGCCTCCACGGCGCTCCGGCGGGCACGGAACTGACCATAGCCGCGGGCCCGGGCACCTTCGAGGCCCTCCACGACGTCCTGGCGCGCCTGGACCCCCTGCGGGACTGA
- a CDS encoding D-arabinono-1,4-lactone oxidase, whose translation MSPQTTRTWRNWAGNQQVTPRRTATPRTAGEVADAVRSAARDGLTVRMTGSGHSFTGAAVAEGVLLRPAALTRVRSVDTATGLVTVEAGLPLHAFNRVLDEHGLALANMGDIQEQTVAGALQTATHGTGRDAAGLASQVAALELVLADGTTVTCSADERADLFDAARAGLGALGIVTAITWRTVPAFLLRAQEEPMRWDEVLARVDEFDAANEHFEFYWFPHTEGCLTKRNNRVEGPAQPLSKMKHWLDDRFLSNTVFGAVNKVTHVAPASTPFVNGISAKALGARTYSDTSYKVFTSPRTVRFKEQEYAIPREDLVPALRELRSLFAREDWRISFPIEVRLLPQEDAWLSMAYGRPTAFIAVHVYHRDAHETYFRGVENLLTALGGRPHWGKLHTRDAAYLEKVYPRYGDFRSLRDELDPDRRFANPYTTRVFGD comes from the coding sequence ATGTCACCCCAGACCACCCGGACATGGCGGAACTGGGCGGGAAATCAGCAGGTCACGCCGCGCCGGACGGCGACCCCGCGCACCGCCGGAGAGGTGGCCGACGCGGTGCGGTCGGCCGCGCGCGACGGCCTCACGGTCCGGATGACGGGCAGCGGGCACTCCTTCACCGGAGCGGCCGTCGCGGAAGGCGTCCTGCTGCGCCCCGCCGCGCTCACCAGGGTCCGCTCCGTCGACACCGCCACCGGCCTGGTGACCGTCGAGGCCGGGCTCCCGCTGCACGCGTTCAACCGCGTCCTGGACGAGCACGGCCTCGCACTGGCCAACATGGGCGACATCCAGGAGCAGACCGTCGCCGGCGCTCTGCAGACCGCCACGCACGGCACCGGCCGCGACGCCGCCGGGCTGGCCTCCCAGGTCGCCGCCTTGGAACTGGTCCTCGCCGACGGCACCACCGTCACCTGCTCGGCCGACGAGCGCGCCGATCTGTTCGACGCGGCCCGCGCCGGGCTCGGGGCACTCGGCATCGTCACGGCCATCACCTGGAGGACCGTCCCGGCGTTCCTCCTGCGCGCGCAGGAGGAACCGATGCGGTGGGACGAGGTGCTCGCGCGCGTCGACGAGTTCGACGCGGCCAACGAGCACTTCGAGTTCTACTGGTTCCCCCACACCGAAGGCTGCCTCACCAAGCGCAACAATCGCGTCGAGGGTCCCGCGCAGCCCCTGTCCAAGATGAAGCACTGGCTGGACGATCGGTTCCTGTCCAACACCGTGTTCGGGGCCGTCAACAAGGTCACGCACGTGGCGCCCGCCTCGACGCCCTTCGTCAACGGCATCTCAGCCAAGGCGCTCGGTGCGCGCACGTACAGCGACACGTCCTACAAGGTGTTCACGAGTCCCCGGACAGTGCGCTTCAAGGAACAGGAGTACGCGATCCCGCGCGAGGACCTCGTTCCCGCACTGCGCGAACTCCGCTCCCTGTTCGCACGTGAGGACTGGCGGATCAGCTTCCCCATCGAGGTCCGGCTCCTCCCGCAGGAAGACGCCTGGCTGTCCATGGCGTACGGGCGTCCCACCGCGTTCATCGCCGTCCACGTCTACCATCGCGACGCGCACGAGACGTACTTCCGCGGCGTCGAGAACCTTCTGACGGCGCTCGGCGGACGCCCGCACTGGGGCAAACTCCACACCCGTGACGCCGCCTACCTGGAGAAGGTGTACCCGCGGTACGGCGACTTCCGGAGTCTGCGCGACGAACTGGACCCGGACCGCCGCTTCGCGAACCCGTACACGACGCGGGTCTTCGGAGACTGA